The proteins below are encoded in one region of Bacteroidota bacterium:
- a CDS encoding DUF1028 domain-containing protein, whose amino-acid sequence MKTSYLKILVIHSAILLPHLGVAQNVYKEKFAHTFSIVARDKTTGEMAVGVQSHWFSVGTLVSWGKSGVGVVATQSFVNPAFGPEGLKLMEEGKNAKDALVTLIAGDVGREFRQVALLDAKGVVNAFTGKKCVESAHHIVGTNFSVQANMMLNDKIVPAMAKAFEKNNDLPLAERVLKVLQAAQDAGGDIRGKQSAVILVVNGEKTDKPWLDKKIDLRVDDHETPLIELERLLRVHRAYEHMNRGDLAIELNDMKTALTEYEAAEKMFPENLEMKYWKAIAMANNNQLDKALPIFKEIFAKDKNWREMTKRLPKAGLLNLSESDLKKIIDL is encoded by the coding sequence ATGAAAACTTCATACTTAAAAATTTTAGTTATTCATTCAGCCATACTCCTTCCACATCTAGGAGTTGCTCAAAATGTTTATAAAGAAAAATTCGCCCATACTTTTTCGATAGTGGCACGTGATAAAACAACCGGTGAGATGGCTGTTGGGGTCCAGAGTCATTGGTTTTCGGTTGGCACTTTGGTATCCTGGGGCAAATCAGGGGTGGGTGTTGTAGCAACTCAATCATTCGTCAACCCGGCTTTTGGACCTGAAGGCTTAAAATTGATGGAAGAAGGAAAAAATGCGAAAGATGCCCTGGTTACATTGATTGCAGGGGACGTAGGAAGAGAATTCCGGCAAGTGGCCTTACTTGATGCAAAAGGGGTTGTAAATGCTTTTACCGGAAAAAAATGTGTCGAATCTGCACATCATATCGTTGGAACCAATTTTTCAGTTCAAGCCAACATGATGCTGAACGATAAGATCGTACCGGCAATGGCTAAAGCTTTCGAAAAAAATAATGATTTGCCACTTGCCGAAAGGGTATTGAAAGTGCTACAGGCTGCGCAAGATGCGGGAGGCGATATCAGGGGAAAACAATCGGCAGTGATCTTGGTAGTAAATGGAGAAAAAACCGATAAACCCTGGCTTGATAAAAAAATTGATCTACGTGTGGACGACCACGAAACTCCATTGATCGAACTTGAGCGCCTTTTAAGGGTACACAGGGCTTATGAACACATGAACCGAGGCGATTTGGCGATAGAATTAAACGACATGAAAACGGCGCTTACAGAATATGAGGCTGCCGAAAAAATGTTCCCTGAAAACCTTGAAATGAAATACTGGAAAGCCATTGCCATGGCCAATAACAATCAACTCGATAAGGCACTTCCAATTTTCAAAGAAATATTCGCTAAAGATAAAAACTGGAGGGAAATGACCAAAAGACTGCCGAAAGCAGGTTTATTGAATTTATCTGAAAGTGACTTAAAAAAAATCATAGATTTATAG
- a CDS encoding Gfo/Idh/MocA family oxidoreductase yields MKTTLITLITIITFLSVSCNYQTDKKSNDLFEARELFPEPARPAGQTDVIELKCDPIDTVRIAFIGLGMRGSGSVKRFTYLDHVKIVALCDVVPENVERSQQTLRDKGWPEADGYTGAEDWKKICERDDIDLIYVCTHWDLHTPIAVYAMEHGKHVATEVPAALTIEDCWKLVETAERTRKHCMQLENCNYDFFEIATLNMAQQGLFGEVVHSEGAYIHDLRWLNFDDSTGYWDMWRLKHLEKTDGNTYPTHGLGPISHIMNIHRGDKMNHIVSMSSNQFGMSIYAKEKFGEDSDYAKRTYKKGDINTSLIKTAKGKTIMLQHDVTSPRPYSRLHTVSGTKGFAQKYPVKGIALEPNAHAFLPPDKLDSLLKVYTHPIVADIQEKAKEVGGHGGMDFIMDYRLIYCLKNGLPLDQDVYDAAEWSSIIELSKVSVENQSMPIKIPDFTRGAWKKVNTVTYYKN; encoded by the coding sequence ATGAAAACGACATTAATCACATTAATTACCATTATCACCTTCTTATCAGTTTCCTGTAATTATCAAACCGATAAAAAAAGTAATGACTTATTTGAAGCCAGAGAATTGTTCCCTGAGCCAGCCAGACCAGCCGGGCAAACAGATGTTATTGAACTTAAATGCGATCCGATTGATACGGTTCGTATCGCGTTTATCGGATTAGGAATGAGGGGTTCAGGATCTGTAAAACGATTTACCTATCTCGATCATGTAAAAATAGTGGCTCTGTGTGATGTTGTACCTGAAAATGTTGAAAGAAGCCAACAAACTTTAAGGGATAAAGGTTGGCCGGAAGCTGATGGATATACCGGAGCTGAAGATTGGAAAAAGATTTGTGAAAGGGACGATATTGATTTGATTTATGTTTGTACGCATTGGGATTTACATACTCCCATTGCCGTTTATGCCATGGAACACGGCAAGCATGTGGCAACTGAAGTTCCGGCGGCACTTACCATCGAAGATTGCTGGAAACTGGTTGAAACTGCTGAAAGAACCCGTAAACACTGCATGCAGCTTGAAAATTGCAATTACGACTTTTTCGAAATTGCTACCCTTAATATGGCGCAACAAGGTTTATTCGGCGAAGTGGTCCATAGCGAAGGGGCTTATATTCACGACTTACGTTGGTTGAATTTTGACGACAGCACCGGTTACTGGGATATGTGGCGCTTGAAACATCTGGAAAAAACTGATGGCAACACTTACCCTACCCATGGATTGGGTCCGATCAGTCATATCATGAATATTCACCGTGGAGATAAAATGAATCACATCGTTTCCATGTCGAGCAACCAATTTGGCATGAGTATTTATGCTAAAGAAAAATTTGGCGAAGATTCGGATTATGCAAAAAGGACTTATAAAAAAGGTGATATCAACACTTCTCTTATCAAAACTGCCAAAGGAAAAACCATTATGTTGCAACATGATGTAACCAGCCCGAGACCCTATAGTCGTTTACATACAGTTAGCGGAACCAAAGGTTTCGCTCAAAAATATCCGGTTAAAGGAATAGCATTAGAACCCAATGCACATGCTTTCTTGCCTCCGGATAAACTGGATTCTCTTTTAAAAGTATATACACACCCGATTGTGGCTGATATTCAGGAAAAAGCAAAAGAAGTTGGTGGCCATGGAGGTATGGATTTTATTATGGATTATCGTTTAATTTATTGTTTAAAAAATGGACTTCCGCTTGATCAGGATGTTTACGATGCAGCTGAATGGTCGTCTATTATTGAACTTTCAAAAGTATCGGTTGAAAATCAGAGCATGCCTATTAAAATTCCTGATTTTACAAGAGGGGCCTGGAAAAAAGTGAATACGGTGACCTATTATAAAAATTAA
- a CDS encoding VOC family protein: protein MLGLRTVIYKVGDLNKAKQWYSKAFETMPYFDEPFYVGFNIGGYELGLLPEEKPTTEKNDSVLAYWGVDEIEKEFNRLMELGAVSHEIPTNVGGELMVATLKDPWGNIIGLIYNPEFNLGKQI from the coding sequence ATGCTGGGATTAAGAACCGTAATTTATAAAGTTGGCGACCTAAATAAGGCCAAACAATGGTATTCAAAAGCTTTTGAAACTATGCCATACTTTGATGAGCCATTTTATGTCGGGTTTAATATTGGTGGCTATGAACTCGGACTTTTACCTGAAGAGAAACCAACGACCGAAAAGAACGATAGTGTTCTGGCCTATTGGGGAGTTGATGAAATAGAAAAGGAATTTAACCGATTGATGGAATTGGGAGCGGTATCTCATGAAATACCGACCAATGTGGGTGGAGAATTGATGGTTGCTACATTAAAAGATCCTTGGGGAAATATTATTGGACTCATTTATAATCCTGAATTTAATTTAGGGAAGCAGATTTAA